From Streptomyces sp. 6-11-2, one genomic window encodes:
- a CDS encoding ISAzo13 family transposase — MLAEKFARLLPHLDERRRRLVLGADARALGYGGVRLVARAARVSEETVSRGVAELVGGPGPSGRVRREGGGRRRLREKHPGLLPALLALVEPDQRGDPESPLLWTTKSTRKLAGELTAQGFRVGSDTVAALLKEEGFSLQGTSRTTEGARHPDRDAQFHYINGQVQEFTGAGEPVISVDAKKKEVLGDYAVIGREWHRSGEPVRVRAHDYPEKNAQKAVPYGIYDLSADTGWVSVGCDGDTSAFAVATLRRWWDGEGRHRYPHATRLLITADAGGSNGYRVKAWKKELADFALSAGLTVTVCHFPPGTSKWNKIEHRLFSRISTNWRGRPLTSHEVVVNTIGAVTTSTGLTVHAELDPGQYPTGVTVPDEVMERLPLTPHEWHGTWNYTLRPEPLAPPAPPPPRDPSFGRFPPGDKTPAWLRHPSLTGLETPAFDDLVTRYRGYLAEHPPILLPGKRPDGGPGAGGRRLSAADHIVVLLLKKRWSMTHALLAETTGLTKTRIGSTIRDAASVLTALGETVPTGPLTVTTAEQLAAIAGHDLTPP; from the coding sequence GTGCTGGCGGAGAAGTTCGCCCGGTTGTTGCCGCATCTGGACGAACGACGGCGCCGGCTGGTGCTGGGAGCGGACGCGCGGGCTCTGGGGTATGGCGGTGTCCGATTGGTCGCTCGTGCTGCCCGGGTGTCGGAGGAGACGGTCTCGCGCGGGGTGGCGGAACTGGTCGGCGGGCCGGGGCCCTCGGGCCGGGTGAGGCGGGAGGGCGGGGGCCGGAGACGTCTGCGCGAGAAGCACCCCGGTCTGTTGCCGGCCCTGCTGGCGCTGGTGGAACCCGACCAGCGGGGTGATCCGGAGTCGCCGCTGCTGTGGACGACGAAGTCGACACGGAAGCTGGCGGGTGAGTTGACCGCCCAGGGATTCCGGGTGGGGTCCGACACGGTTGCGGCCCTGCTGAAGGAGGAGGGCTTCTCCCTGCAGGGCACCAGCCGGACGACCGAGGGAGCCCGTCATCCGGACCGGGACGCCCAGTTCCATTACATCAACGGCCAGGTCCAGGAGTTCACCGGAGCCGGTGAGCCGGTGATCAGCGTGGACGCCAAGAAGAAGGAAGTACTGGGCGACTACGCGGTTATCGGGCGGGAGTGGCATCGCAGCGGTGAGCCGGTGAGGGTGCGGGCCCACGACTACCCCGAGAAGAACGCGCAGAAGGCAGTCCCGTACGGAATCTACGACCTGTCCGCGGACACCGGCTGGGTGTCGGTGGGCTGCGACGGCGACACCTCCGCGTTCGCGGTGGCCACGCTCCGACGCTGGTGGGACGGCGAAGGCCGGCACCGATACCCGCACGCGACCCGTCTGCTGATCACCGCCGACGCCGGCGGCTCGAACGGCTACCGGGTGAAAGCGTGGAAGAAGGAACTCGCGGACTTCGCCCTCTCGGCGGGCCTGACCGTAACGGTCTGCCACTTCCCTCCGGGCACGTCGAAGTGGAACAAAATAGAGCACCGGCTCTTCTCACGCATCAGCACGAACTGGCGCGGACGCCCGCTGACCAGCCATGAGGTCGTCGTCAACACCATCGGCGCGGTCACCACGAGCACGGGCCTCACTGTCCACGCCGAGCTCGACCCCGGCCAGTACCCCACCGGCGTCACCGTCCCCGACGAGGTCATGGAGCGCCTCCCGCTCACCCCCCACGAGTGGCACGGCACCTGGAACTACACGCTGCGTCCCGAACCCCTCGCCCCACCGGCTCCGCCGCCGCCCCGCGACCCGTCCTTCGGCCGGTTCCCACCTGGGGACAAGACCCCTGCCTGGCTCCGGCACCCCAGCCTCACCGGCCTGGAAACCCCGGCTTTCGACGACCTCGTCACCCGCTACCGCGGCTACCTCGCCGAACACCCCCCGATCCTGCTTCCCGGCAAACGCCCCGACGGCGGTCCCGGCGCAGGCGGCCGACGCCTGTCCGCCGCCGACCACATCGTCGTCCTCCTCCTCAAAAAGCGCTGGTCCATGACCCACGCACTACTCGCCGAAACGACCGGCCTGACCAAGACAAGGATCGGCTCCACCATCCGGGACGCCGCCTCAGTCCTTACCGCGCTGGGGGAAACCGTGCCCACCGGCCCTCTCACCGTGACCACGGCCGAACAACTCGCCGCCATCGCCGGACACGACCTCACACCCCCGTAA
- a CDS encoding carboxymuconolactone decarboxylase family protein, translating into MQNRLKNKNTNNPDVWKAVGHLQKAIAAGGVDPKLLALVHLRASQINSCSACVYASVAGGKKAGDTDERLHNVAAWREAPFYTDAERAALALAEAATRLQDGAEGVTDEIWEEVNAHFTEEQVGAINLEIALTNFFNRINRTIKELAGQTWG; encoded by the coding sequence ATGCAGAACCGACTGAAGAACAAGAACACCAACAACCCCGACGTATGGAAGGCGGTCGGGCACCTGCAGAAGGCGATCGCGGCCGGGGGCGTCGACCCGAAGCTGCTCGCGCTGGTCCACCTGCGCGCCAGCCAGATCAACAGCTGCTCGGCGTGCGTCTACGCCAGTGTCGCCGGGGGGAAGAAGGCCGGTGACACCGACGAGCGGCTGCACAACGTAGCGGCGTGGCGTGAGGCGCCGTTCTACACCGATGCGGAGCGCGCGGCACTGGCTCTGGCCGAGGCCGCCACCCGGCTGCAGGACGGTGCGGAGGGAGTCACCGACGAGATCTGGGAAGAGGTCAACGCCCATTTCACCGAGGAGCAGGTTGGCGCGATCAACCTGGAGATCGCGCTGACCAATTTCTTCAACCGGATCAACCGCACCATCAAGGAACTGGCCGGCCAGACCTGGGGCTGA
- a CDS encoding NADP-dependent oxidoreductase, protein MKAIVVTDQAAGTAGMTLTERPEPEPAINDVVVQIHASGFVPTEMAWPSTWTDRLDRDRTPSIPGHELAGVVTALGYGTTGLSVGQRVFGLTDWHRDGTLAEYAAVEARNLTPLPGDVDFTVGASLPISGLTAWQGLFQHGHLQSGQSVLAHGAAGAVGTMVTQLAREFGAHVIGTGRAADRRKALDFGAMEFVDLDNDTLEDVGEVDLVFDVIGGDIQKRSAGLIRAGGTLVTVVGPPEARPAHGLAIDFVVESDRAQLGEIVQRVRDGRLRTNIGNVAPLDDAVAALNPTERRQGVAEK, encoded by the coding sequence ATGAAAGCGATCGTGGTGACGGACCAGGCCGCAGGAACGGCTGGGATGACGCTGACGGAGCGGCCCGAGCCGGAGCCGGCGATAAACGATGTCGTCGTTCAGATTCATGCGTCGGGATTCGTCCCGACCGAGATGGCGTGGCCCTCGACCTGGACCGATCGCCTCGACCGCGACCGAACACCGTCGATCCCCGGACATGAGCTGGCCGGAGTGGTCACCGCCCTCGGCTACGGCACGACGGGTCTCTCGGTGGGACAGCGCGTGTTCGGCCTCACCGACTGGCATCGCGACGGCACCCTCGCCGAGTACGCGGCCGTCGAGGCACGCAACCTCACGCCGCTGCCGGGCGACGTCGACTTCACCGTGGGCGCTAGCCTTCCGATCTCAGGCCTCACCGCGTGGCAGGGACTGTTCCAGCACGGCCACCTCCAGTCGGGACAGAGCGTCCTCGCGCACGGCGCGGCCGGCGCAGTCGGGACGATGGTGACGCAGCTCGCCCGTGAGTTCGGCGCCCACGTCATCGGCACCGGACGTGCCGCTGACCGCCGGAAGGCACTCGACTTCGGCGCAATGGAGTTCGTCGACCTCGACAACGACACCCTGGAAGACGTTGGCGAAGTCGACCTGGTCTTCGACGTCATCGGCGGCGACATCCAGAAGCGATCCGCAGGCCTGATCCGGGCTGGAGGAACACTGGTAACCGTCGTTGGGCCGCCTGAGGCGCGGCCCGCCCACGGCCTGGCGATCGACTTCGTTGTCGAGTCCGATCGTGCCCAACTGGGTGAGATCGTCCAGCGGGTGCGGGACGGACGACTGCGCACGAACATCGGCAACGTCGCGCCCCTCGACGATGCCGTCGCCGCCCTCAACCCGACCGAGCGACGTCAGGGAGTCGCCGAAAAATAA
- a CDS encoding MerR family transcriptional regulator, protein MPSDGTLGIGELAAQAGTTVKTVRFYSDQNLLPERARSSGGHRRYAPEALARLRTIRSLRSLGVPVPEITRVLDSGEALEAVVARRLDDLGTELAALRWREAALRALQEGAPEQMAERLELIGAVSVPPSTSVIAHYWRRLLPVRLSARLRSTITEAAVPQPPADPTTDQVLAFAHLHALATAATDHCLASHRPITVEHPDLLYDGLYEAHQLVDAAVQADRTPGPGEALDCYVAAHARASGTRDTPTFRRALTVRLAAAEHPVMIRYWQLAGQLTPDLTLGAADSWLRNALAAGTAAG, encoded by the coding sequence TTGCCATCGGACGGCACACTGGGTATCGGCGAGCTCGCCGCGCAGGCAGGGACCACGGTCAAAACCGTTCGCTTCTATTCCGACCAGAACCTGCTGCCCGAAAGGGCGCGCAGCAGCGGCGGCCACCGGCGCTACGCGCCCGAGGCCCTCGCTCGGCTGCGCACGATCCGGTCCCTGCGCTCCCTCGGCGTCCCCGTTCCCGAGATCACGCGTGTTCTCGACTCCGGGGAGGCCCTGGAAGCCGTTGTGGCCCGCCGGTTGGACGACCTCGGTACCGAACTCGCCGCCCTGCGCTGGCGTGAGGCAGCGCTGCGGGCACTCCAGGAGGGCGCCCCGGAGCAGATGGCGGAACGCCTGGAGCTGATCGGAGCGGTCAGCGTGCCGCCCAGCACGTCCGTCATCGCCCACTACTGGCGCCGCCTGCTGCCCGTTCGTCTCTCCGCCCGCCTCCGCTCCACGATCACCGAGGCGGCCGTCCCGCAGCCCCCCGCCGACCCCACCACGGACCAGGTCCTCGCCTTCGCCCACCTGCACGCCCTGGCAACGGCCGCCACCGACCACTGCCTCGCATCCCACCGGCCCATCACCGTCGAGCACCCCGACCTGCTCTACGACGGCCTGTACGAGGCCCACCAACTGGTGGACGCAGCCGTACAAGCCGACCGCACCCCCGGCCCGGGCGAGGCCCTGGACTGCTACGTCGCCGCCCACGCGCGTGCCTCCGGCACCCGCGACACCCCTACCTTCCGCCGCGCCCTCACAGTCCGCCTCGCCGCAGCAGAACACCCGGTGATGATCCGCTACTGGCAACTGGCAGGACAACTGACGCCCGACCTCACCCTCGGCGCGGCCGACTCCTGGCTCCGCAACGCGCTGGCCGCCGGCACGGCAGCGGGTTGA
- a CDS encoding sigma-70 family RNA polymerase sigma factor, with protein MSGTHPADPIAEAFETHRDRLTAVAYRVLGSHADADDAVQEAWLRLSRQDADAIDNLGGWLTTVVGHICLDLLRSGRTRPTVPLDDRLPELTVTLDDGLAPEELVALGDSVGLALLTVLDLLRPDERLAFVLHDVFAVPHGEIGTILGRSTDATKMLTSRARRKVQAARHSASDRQQQREVVGAFLAAAREGRFERLLEVLHPEVEFTVHAPGGRFVTIGATEVASRARVAGGAAHGQAATVNGRPGVIAWNEDGTPLSLLAFTVADGRITEITAVVDPAELALMDLPDPV; from the coding sequence ATGTCCGGCACCCATCCTGCCGATCCGATCGCCGAGGCCTTCGAGACGCACCGCGACCGGCTCACAGCCGTTGCCTACCGCGTGCTCGGCTCGCACGCCGACGCGGACGACGCGGTCCAGGAGGCGTGGCTGCGTCTGTCCCGCCAGGACGCCGACGCCATCGACAATCTCGGCGGCTGGCTGACCACCGTGGTCGGCCACATCTGCCTCGATCTCCTACGCTCGGGCCGCACGCGCCCGACAGTCCCCCTCGACGACCGGCTGCCCGAACTCACCGTGACGCTCGACGATGGTCTGGCTCCGGAAGAGCTTGTGGCACTGGGCGACTCGGTGGGCCTGGCGCTGTTGACGGTCCTGGACTTGCTGCGCCCCGACGAGCGCCTGGCGTTCGTGCTGCACGACGTGTTCGCCGTGCCCCACGGGGAGATCGGCACCATCCTCGGCAGGTCCACCGACGCGACCAAGATGCTCACCAGCCGCGCCCGCCGGAAGGTGCAGGCCGCGCGGCATTCGGCAAGCGACCGACAGCAGCAACGCGAGGTGGTCGGGGCGTTCTTGGCCGCGGCCCGCGAGGGCCGGTTCGAACGGCTGCTGGAAGTTCTCCACCCCGAGGTGGAGTTCACCGTCCACGCCCCCGGCGGACGATTCGTCACGATCGGGGCCACCGAGGTCGCCAGCCGCGCCCGAGTGGCCGGCGGCGCGGCACACGGACAAGCGGCGACCGTCAACGGGCGCCCCGGCGTCATCGCCTGGAACGAGGACGGCACCCCGCTGTCCCTGCTCGCCTTCACCGTCGCCGACGGCCGCATCACCGAGATCACCGCTGTGGTCGACCCGGCCGAACTCGCGCTCATGGACCTGCCGGACCCGGTGTGA
- a CDS encoding amidohydrolase: MNGAAITREKEEYTAMTLKDSADAVLAGLGDIRSELEEVYKDLHAHPELGHQEHRTATRVAERLSNCGYQVHEGIGGTGVIGVLANGEGPTVLLRADMDALPVLEETGLPYASTAEATDASGRRVPVAHACGHDMHVTCLLGAARLMAAAPGAWQGALVALFQPAEEPGDGADRMLADGLTDRVPRPDVAFAQHVLPYPAGQVGTRAGSFLSAADNVKITVHGRGAHGSAPQAAIDPVVIASMIVVRLQTIVSRELAATQPVVVTVGSVQAGSSGNVIPESAELLVNVRTYDDETRRAVLAAVRRIVDAECDASGATRAPQIEEGTRFPPTVNDDVVTREVSDAFAALFGERAVTIELQSASEDFSRIPDAFGAPYTYWALGCVDLDAYQAARQRGTVAQEIPVNHSPRFAPVLQPTLDTGVQALVTAALAHLGKPGRMSR, encoded by the coding sequence ATGAACGGGGCTGCGATCACCCGCGAGAAGGAGGAGTACACAGCCATGACGCTCAAGGACTCCGCGGATGCTGTCCTGGCCGGGCTCGGTGACATCCGGTCCGAGCTCGAAGAGGTCTACAAGGACTTGCACGCCCACCCCGAGTTGGGACATCAGGAGCACCGCACCGCGACCCGTGTGGCGGAACGCCTGAGCAACTGCGGCTACCAGGTGCACGAGGGGATCGGCGGCACCGGTGTGATCGGTGTGCTGGCCAACGGTGAGGGTCCGACCGTTTTGCTGCGGGCCGACATGGACGCCCTGCCGGTCCTTGAGGAGACCGGTCTGCCCTACGCCAGCACGGCCGAAGCCACGGACGCTTCCGGCCGCCGGGTGCCCGTGGCACATGCCTGCGGTCACGACATGCACGTCACCTGCCTGCTGGGGGCCGCGCGGCTCATGGCCGCCGCGCCGGGGGCGTGGCAGGGCGCGCTGGTGGCCTTGTTCCAGCCTGCCGAAGAGCCAGGGGACGGTGCTGACAGGATGCTCGCCGACGGGCTGACCGACCGTGTTCCCCGCCCGGACGTGGCATTCGCCCAGCATGTGCTTCCCTATCCGGCCGGGCAGGTCGGTACCCGCGCCGGATCCTTTCTCTCCGCGGCGGACAATGTGAAGATCACAGTCCATGGACGGGGCGCTCACGGCTCGGCACCGCAGGCCGCCATCGACCCGGTGGTGATCGCCTCGATGATCGTCGTCCGTCTCCAGACGATCGTCTCGCGCGAGCTGGCCGCCACCCAGCCGGTCGTGGTCACGGTGGGCTCCGTCCAGGCGGGCTCGAGCGGCAACGTGATCCCGGAGTCGGCCGAACTGCTGGTGAACGTGCGCACGTACGACGACGAGACCCGGCGGGCCGTCCTGGCCGCCGTGCGGCGCATCGTCGATGCCGAGTGTGACGCCTCCGGGGCGACTCGTGCGCCGCAGATCGAGGAGGGCACCCGCTTTCCGCCGACCGTCAACGACGACGTGGTGACCCGCGAGGTCTCCGACGCTTTCGCCGCGCTGTTCGGGGAGCGCGCGGTCACCATCGAGCTGCAGAGCGCCAGCGAGGACTTCAGCCGGATCCCGGACGCCTTCGGCGCCCCATACACCTACTGGGCCCTGGGCTGTGTCGATCTGGACGCCTACCAGGCCGCCCGGCAACGCGGCACCGTGGCTCAGGAGATCCCGGTCAACCACAGCCCCCGCTTCGCACCAGTCCTGCAGCCCACACTGGACACCGGCGTCCAGGCCCTGGTCACAGCCGCACTCGCCCATCTCGGGAAACCGGGCCGTATGAGCCGATGA
- a CDS encoding threonine/serine exporter family protein, with the protein MGHAAAGLDDLAAFLARLTALLLRSSGEGAYSIERAVGTSARAFGGQASVVLVPEAAVLSIAAADGRMRTVCVHGFPEVIRLDQAAELKPFLADVEARKLKVAEADRRLARIEAAPPPYPWWLKFLGVLLFSLGFAPLVQPTWYEITTTAVLGAIAAALVVAAVHAPRLSKVLPLVVSAVVSVVTIEVFTGDPAHGGPVLLMLPALFYFVPGDFLSASTTELAVGLITTGAIRLVYSIFLLVQLYLGVLLGLFVTGAPLNALFDTAASADLPKWALILGGIAFTAGTVLAFAIPHRFFGTLLVLVYATVGVQSLFTKLIRETGGTFVAAVVLAAAANLLDRNPARPPRLILILPGFFTLTVGSLGLRGLTTLAGGYVIEGFQDLQKLITIVTAIAIGLVVGMALTHARTTTRPTSPHAPSMPQRPP; encoded by the coding sequence ATGGGGCATGCGGCCGCCGGCCTGGACGATCTGGCCGCCTTCCTTGCCCGTCTCACCGCCTTGCTGCTGCGTTCTTCCGGCGAGGGCGCCTACTCCATCGAGCGGGCTGTGGGCACCAGCGCTCGCGCCTTCGGAGGCCAGGCGTCCGTAGTCCTCGTGCCCGAAGCGGCCGTGCTCTCGATCGCCGCGGCCGACGGCCGCATGCGTACGGTCTGCGTGCACGGCTTCCCGGAGGTAATCCGGCTGGACCAAGCCGCGGAGCTCAAGCCCTTCCTGGCCGACGTAGAGGCGCGCAAGCTCAAGGTGGCCGAGGCCGACCGCAGGCTGGCGCGCATCGAGGCCGCACCGCCTCCGTACCCCTGGTGGCTTAAGTTCCTCGGCGTCCTGCTGTTCTCCCTGGGCTTCGCCCCGCTGGTCCAGCCCACCTGGTACGAGATCACCACCACAGCCGTCCTGGGCGCGATCGCCGCGGCGCTCGTGGTCGCCGCCGTTCATGCGCCGCGACTGTCCAAAGTCCTCCCCTTGGTGGTCTCAGCTGTCGTCTCCGTCGTCACCATCGAAGTGTTCACCGGCGATCCGGCACACGGCGGCCCGGTTCTGCTGATGCTCCCGGCGCTGTTCTACTTCGTTCCCGGTGACTTCCTGAGCGCATCGACCACCGAGCTGGCCGTCGGCCTCATCACCACTGGCGCGATCCGGCTCGTCTACTCCATATTTCTGCTCGTCCAGCTCTACCTCGGCGTCCTGCTGGGCCTATTCGTCACCGGTGCCCCCCTCAACGCTCTCTTCGACACCGCCGCCAGCGCCGACCTGCCCAAGTGGGCACTGATCCTGGGCGGGATCGCCTTCACCGCCGGCACGGTCCTGGCCTTCGCAATCCCCCACCGCTTCTTCGGGACTCTCCTTGTGCTGGTCTACGCCACCGTCGGGGTGCAGTCACTGTTCACCAAGCTGATCCGGGAGACCGGGGGCACATTCGTCGCTGCCGTGGTGCTGGCCGCCGCAGCCAATCTGCTGGACCGCAACCCCGCCCGCCCGCCTCGCTTGATCCTCATCCTTCCTGGCTTCTTCACCCTCACCGTCGGCTCGCTGGGCCTGCGCGGCCTGACCACACTGGCCGGCGGTTACGTCATCGAAGGCTTCCAAGACCTGCAGAAACTCATCACGATCGTCACCGCCATCGCCATCGGACTGGTCGTCGGTATGGCACTCACGCATGCCCGCACCACAACGCGGCCCACCTCTCCCCATGCCCCCTCGATGCCTCAGCGACCACCCTGA
- a CDS encoding NADPH-dependent FMN reductase: MTTYRVGYFVGSLATHSINRTLSNALIRLAPSDLEFFEIPIKELPLYSYDYDSDYPAEGKALKDAIASSDAVLFVTPEYNRSIPGALKNAIDWASRPWGSNSFAHKPSAVIGASPGALGTALAQQSLRAALSFCDSPQMNAPEAYVRFKPDVFTSDGEVVDEHTELFLRDFMEEFRDHVVRVLTVLPRKP; the protein is encoded by the coding sequence ATGACTACGTACAGAGTCGGCTACTTCGTGGGAAGTCTGGCGACTCATTCCATCAACCGGACGCTCTCGAATGCTCTGATCCGGCTGGCCCCATCTGATTTGGAATTCTTTGAGATCCCGATCAAGGAACTACCCCTCTACAGTTACGACTACGACAGCGACTACCCCGCCGAGGGCAAGGCGCTCAAGGATGCCATCGCCTCCTCTGACGCCGTCCTATTCGTGACCCCTGAGTACAACCGATCCATTCCGGGCGCCCTTAAAAACGCCATCGACTGGGCCAGTCGCCCCTGGGGGAGCAACTCATTCGCGCACAAACCCTCCGCTGTGATCGGAGCGTCCCCCGGCGCCCTCGGCACTGCCCTCGCCCAGCAGAGCCTGCGCGCTGCCCTAAGCTTCTGTGACTCGCCGCAAATGAATGCACCGGAGGCGTATGTCAGATTCAAGCCCGATGTTTTCACCAGTGATGGTGAAGTCGTCGACGAGCATACGGAACTTTTCCTCCGAGACTTCATGGAGGAATTCCGGGATCACGTGGTCCGGGTTCTCACTGTGCTCCCGCGAAAACCATGA
- a CDS encoding GNAT family N-acetyltransferase, with protein sequence MTIEITDSPDTHRYEARVDGRLAGFAEYLRTSESGLVVFTHTEVDPEFNGQGVGSALARAGLDAARADGLRVLAVCPFITAWMARHPDYQDLAYQSRSKVED encoded by the coding sequence ATGACCATCGAAATCACCGACTCCCCCGACACTCATCGCTACGAGGCCCGCGTGGACGGGCGGCTCGCCGGCTTCGCCGAGTACCTGCGAACCAGCGAGAGCGGGCTTGTCGTCTTCACGCACACCGAGGTCGACCCGGAGTTCAACGGACAGGGCGTCGGCTCGGCGCTGGCCCGCGCGGGCCTGGACGCCGCGCGGGCAGACGGGCTGCGGGTGCTCGCGGTGTGCCCGTTCATCACCGCCTGGATGGCCCGGCACCCCGACTATCAGGACCTCGCCTATCAGAGCCGTAGCAAGGTCGAGGATTAA
- a CDS encoding trimeric intracellular cation channel family protein, with translation MSVARALSPESVTELTRALDLSGVFANGTLGGVLARARRLDLFGFLVIGIVSGLGGGILRDTLLQHGTPVALTDYTYLTVATAGTLLAFVADLSRHTSGWAFNLLDAAALSVWAVAGAQKTLAVGLGWLPAVLLGTITAVGGGAIRDLLLGRTPSIFGGTPLYATVAIVVSAVMVLCSRLGAPAVGVLAGITVGVSLRLAAFTWGWKLPGSRDWRPGPSRNRDP, from the coding sequence GTGTCTGTGGCCCGGGCGTTGTCGCCCGAGAGTGTGACGGAGCTGACCCGGGCGCTGGACCTGAGCGGGGTGTTCGCCAACGGCACGCTCGGCGGGGTGCTGGCCCGGGCCCGTCGTCTGGACCTGTTCGGCTTCCTGGTCATCGGCATCGTCTCCGGCCTGGGCGGCGGAATCCTCCGCGACACCCTGCTGCAGCACGGCACACCCGTGGCCCTGACCGACTACACCTATCTCACGGTCGCCACTGCTGGCACCCTGCTGGCTTTCGTAGCCGACCTGAGCCGCCACACGTCCGGTTGGGCCTTCAATCTCCTGGATGCCGCGGCGCTGAGCGTCTGGGCGGTCGCCGGGGCGCAGAAGACCCTCGCTGTCGGCCTGGGCTGGCTACCGGCCGTGCTGCTGGGCACCATCACAGCGGTCGGCGGCGGGGCGATCCGGGACTTGTTGCTCGGGCGGACCCCTTCCATCTTCGGCGGCACACCGTTGTACGCGACCGTCGCGATCGTGGTGAGCGCGGTGATGGTCCTCTGCAGCCGGCTCGGCGCACCCGCCGTAGGCGTCCTGGCTGGAATCACGGTCGGTGTCTCGCTGCGGCTGGCCGCGTTCACCTGGGGCTGGAAGCTGCCGGGCAGCCGCGACTGGCGGCCGGGGCCGTCCAGGAACCGGGATCCGTGA